In Planctomycetota bacterium, the genomic stretch GTGCTCGCGGCCGCGGAGCGGCTGCTGGCCGAGGTGCCCGCCAGCATCGGCACCTTTGCGACCCCCTGCCGCGACGTGGCCACGCTCCTCGCGCTCCGCGCCCGGGCCGCGCGCGAACTCGAGCGCGTCGAAGCCGCCTGGTGGGCCGAGGTGGACGCGGCCCGCGATCTTCCGGCCCCTCCCGCGCAGCTCACGGCGCAGCCGGCCGGCGGCCAGATCGACCTCGTCTGGACGCCCAGCCCCGACGCCAAGGCCACGGCCTACCACGTGTTCCGTGGCCGCGACCCGAAGGGCGAGTTCGTGCGCCTGACGGCCCGGCCTCTCGAGGGCCTGCGCTACGCCGACCGCTCGGTGGCCGACGGAGTGCCGTATCATTACTTCGTGCGCGCGTGCCGCGGCGACGCCGTGGTAGGGCCGCGGAGCGCTCTGGCCACGGCCGCAGCGCGGCCTGCGCCCAGGGTGGTGTGGCTGCCCACGGCCCCGCCGGGGCAGGGCGCCGGCGGGCCGTATCGGGTCGCCGTGCGCCTCGAAGGCCCCGGCACCGACGGCCTGCTGCCGCTGGTGCGCCCGCAGATTGACTACGCCGTGGGCGCCGCCCAGCCGGACGGGTTCGAGGACATGACTCGCCAGGAGGACGGGAGCTGGATCTACGACGTGCCGGACCCCGGCTGGCCCCGCCTCGCGGGCGCCAGGCTGCGCATCCTCGTGCGGGTGACGGACCGGGCGAACCAGGTTGCCGCGCCGCCGGTCGAGCGGGTCGAGCTCATCCGCGGCGCCCCCGCGCCCTGACCCTTTGCTGCCAGGAGCGTTGTGCCATGCCGATCGCGCGCACTCTCGTGGCTCTCCTGGGGCTGGCCGCCGGCGCGCGGGCCGGCGTCGCGCCCGGCCAGGAGGCGTCGCCCAGCTTCCCCGACATCGTCGCACGCGTGCGGTGCGGCATCGGCGCGGTAGGCACCTACAACCCCGCCAACCACCCGTCGCTCGAGTTCCTCGGTTCCGGCTTCTTCATCAGCGACAAAGGGCACTTCGTCACCGCCAACCACGTGCTCGAGGCGGTCGCCGAGAAGAAGCGCCTGGGCGACCTGCGCGTCTTCCTGCCCAGCGACGCCGACCGCGAGGGCCACCCCGCCGCCGTGGTCGCCACCGACGCCCGCCACGATGCCGCGCTGCTCGTCGTCAAGGGCGGGCAGTACGTGCCCCTCGAACTCGGCGACTCCCTGCGCGTGCGCGAGGGGCAGGCCATCGCGCTCAGCGGCTTTCCCTTCGGCCTCTTCCTCGGCCTCCACCCCTCCACCTGCGCGGGGATCATCAGCAGCATCAGCCCCATCGCCATCCCCGTCACCCGCAGCCAGGACCTGGACGCCGAGACCCGGGAGGCGCTGCGCAACCCGTTCAACGTCTTCCAGCTCGACGCCGTGGCCAACCCGGGGCACAGCGGCGGCCCGCTGTTCGACCCCCGCACCGGCCAGGTGCTGGGCATCCTCAACAGCGCCTTCATCCGCAAGACGAAGGAGAAGGTCATCGCCAGCGGCATCAGCTATGCCATGCCCATCCACCTGGTCAAGCCCATGCTCGACGAGGGCTTGAAGGCCCGGCCCGGCCTCGCGCCGGTGCCGACCCGGTGAAGGCTACTTGACGCCGTAGAGCTTCTTGATCCCCGCTATGTCGCCGTTGTAGAGGTCGCGTTTCGCGGTGTCGCCCTCGAAGGAGTAGCCGTACATCGTCTCCTGGAAGGCGTCGGCGATGTAGAGGTCGCCCATGCCGGCCACGTGGCCCAGCTCGTGGGTGGCGATGTTCTGGAGATCCATCAGAAGCGGATTCGCACCTCCATCTCCCCACTGGAAGAAGGCATCGTTGAAGAGCATGTCGGCCTCGACGATCTCGCGCGTCTGCGGCGGCCCGCTGAAATAGCCCCAGACCACCGTGATGGCGATGATCTCGGGGTCCAACGTGCCGAAGGCAAACGCATTGACGCCGTCGGCATAGTCGTCATTGAATGCCGCGTAGCCATCGAGGCGGAGAGCGCCGTAGATGGCCTCGCCGCCATAGCGCTCCCACTCGAACATGCCGGCCGAGATGGCCTGCTCGACGAAGTCGGGCGGCAGGCCCTCGCCGTTGAACGGATTGACGACGAAAGGCTCGGGCGTCCTCCAGCGGCAACCGTTGGCGAGGTAGGTGTAGTAACCGTCGCTTCGCGGTGGCTTGCCGCCGCCCGGCTTCGGCGGCTTCGCCGGAGCCTGGCGGAAGTGGATGAAGGTGATCTTGGCGAGCACGCGGTCCGTGTCGTCGCTTCGGCCGCCCGCGTCGGCCACGGCGACGGCGACGAGCAGACCTGCGACCCCGACCAGCGCCAGTGTCTGACGCAATCTGCCCATGG encodes the following:
- a CDS encoding serine protease is translated as MPIARTLVALLGLAAGARAGVAPGQEASPSFPDIVARVRCGIGAVGTYNPANHPSLEFLGSGFFISDKGHFVTANHVLEAVAEKKRLGDLRVFLPSDADREGHPAAVVATDARHDAALLVVKGGQYVPLELGDSLRVREGQAIALSGFPFGLFLGLHPSTCAGIISSISPIAIPVTRSQDLDAETREALRNPFNVFQLDAVANPGHSGGPLFDPRTGQVLGILNSAFIRKTKEKVIASGISYAMPIHLVKPMLDEGLKARPGLAPVPTR
- a CDS encoding matrixin family metalloprotease, whose product is MGRLRQTLALVGVAGLLVAVAVADAGGRSDDTDRVLAKITFIHFRQAPAKPPKPGGGKPPRSDGYYTYLANGCRWRTPEPFVVNPFNGEGLPPDFVEQAISAGMFEWERYGGEAIYGALRLDGYAAFNDDYADGVNAFAFGTLDPEIIAITVVWGYFSGPPQTREIVEADMLFNDAFFQWGDGGANPLLMDLQNIATHELGHVAGMGDLYIADAFQETMYGYSFEGDTAKRDLYNGDIAGIKKLYGVK